A single region of the Triticum dicoccoides isolate Atlit2015 ecotype Zavitan chromosome 2B, WEW_v2.0, whole genome shotgun sequence genome encodes:
- the LOC119366366 gene encoding probable acyl-activating enzyme 5, peroxisomal translates to MEKLGANPANSCPLTPLGFLERAATVYGDCPSVVYGGTVFTWSQTHRRCLRLASALASLGVSRRDVVSVLLPNVPAMYEAHFGVPMSGAVLNSINTRLDARTVSVLLRHSGSRLILVDPALVPVLDEALRLLPPGDPAPRVVLVEDPQEKDFSPAPAAALTYEKLLEMGDPEFKWVRPASEWDPMILNYTSGTTSAPKGVVHCHRGIFVVTMDSLVSWSVPEQPTYLWTLPMFHANGWSFPWGMAVVGGTNVCLRRVDAAEVYDTIARRGVTHLCGAPVVLNMLANAPEGVRRPLPGKVQILTAGAPPPAAVLGRTEAIGFDVSHGYGLTETAGLVLLCAWKGEWNKLPASERARLKARQGVRTPGMAEVDIVDGETGRSVPRDGATMGEIVLRGGCVTMGYFKDEDATRAAIRDDGWFYTGDVGVMHPDGYLEIRDRSKDVIISGGENISSVEVESLLYGHPAVNEAAVVARPDEFWGETPCAFVSLKEGASGAVTAAEVIAWSRERMPGYMVPKTVVFRAELPKTSTGKIQKYVLRNLAKEMGPTRRGVSTTTSKM, encoded by the exons ATGGAGAAGCTCGGCGCGAACCCGGCCAACTCCTGCCCGCTCACGCCGCTCGGCTTCCTGGAGCGCGCCGCCACCGTGTACGGCGACTGCCCCTCCGTCGTCTACGGCGGCACCGTCTTCACCTGGTCCCAGACCCACCGCCGctgcctccgcctcgcctccgcGCTCGCCTCCCTCGGCGTCTCCCGCCGCGACGTC GTGTCCGTGCTGCTGCCGAACGTGCCGGCCATGTACGAGGCGCACTTCGGGGTGCCCATGAGCGGCGCCGTGCTCAACAGCATCAACACGCGCCTCGACGCGCGCACGGTGTCGGTCCTGCTCCGTCACTCGGGGTCCAGGCTCATCCTCGTCGACCCGGCGCTGGTGCcggtgctcgacgaggcgctccggcTCCTCCCGCCGGGCGACCCGGCGCCGCGCGTCGTGCTCGTCGAGGACCCCCAGGAGAAGGACTTCTCTCCCGCCCCCGCGGCGGCCCTGACGTACGAGAAGCTGCTGGAGATGGGCGACCCGGAGTTCAAATGGGTCCGGCCGGCCAGCGAGTGGGACCCGATGATACTCAACTACACCTCCGGCACCACGTCGGCGCCCAAGGGCGTCGTGCACTGCCACCGCGGCATCTTCGTGGTCACCATGGACTCGCTCGTCTCCTGGTCCGTGCCGGAGCAGCCGACGTACCTGTGGACGCTCCCCATGTTCCACGCCAACGGCTGGAGCTTCCCGTGGGGGATGGCCGTGGTGGGCGGCACCAACGTCTGCCTGCGCCGCGTGGACGCCGCCGAGGTCTACGACACCATCGCCCGCCGCGGGGTCACGCACCTCTGCGGCGCGCCCGTCGTTCTCAACATGCTGGCCAACGCGCCCGAGGGCGTGCGGAGGCCGCTCCCGGGGAAGGTGCAGATCCTCACAGccggcgcgccgccgccggccgcagTGCTGGGCCGCACGGAGGCCATCGGGTTCGACGTCAGCCACGGGTACGGGCTGACCGAGACTGCGGGGCTGGTGCTGTTGTGCGCGTGGAAGGGCGAGTGGAACAAGCTGCCGGCGTCGGAGCGCGCGCGGCTCAAGGCGAGGCAGGGCGTGCGCACCCCCGGCATGGCCGAGGTGGACATCGTGGACGGCGAGACCGGCCGCAGCGTGCCGCGGGACGGCGCCACCATGGGCGAGATCGTGCTCCGCGGCGGGTGCGTCACCATGGGCTACTTCAAGGACGAGGACGCCACCCGGGCGGCGATCCGGGACGACGGGTGGTTCTACACGGGGGACGTGGGCGTGATGCACCCGGACGGGTACCTGGAGATCCGGGACCGGTCCAAGGACGTGATCATCAGCGGCGGCGAGAACATCAGCAGCGTGGAGGTGGAGTCGCTGCTCTACGGCCACCCGGCGGTAAacgaggcggcggtggtggcgcggccggacgAGTTCTGGGGCGAGACGCCGTGCGCGTTCGTGAGCCTCAAGGAGGGCGCGTCCGGCGCGGTGACCGCGGCCGAAGTGATCGCCTGGAGCCGGGAGCGCATGCCAGGGTACATGGTGCCCAAGACCGTAGTGTTCCGCGCCGAGCTGCCCAAGACGTCCACCGGCAAGATCCAGAAGTACGTGCTCCGGAACCTCGCCAAGGAGATGGGGCCGACCCGCAGGGGcgtcagcaccaccaccagcaagaTGTAG